CGAAGACGCGGAGATGTCGGACGTGGTCGCGAAGGCGTTCAAGAAACGCGGCGTCGCCGTGCACGCGGGCGCGAAGATCGAGAAGGCGCAGGTCAAGCCGAACGGCGTCACGCTGTCGTTCGAGAGCGGCGGCAAGAAGGAGACCCTAGACTTTGACTGCGTCCTGGTGGCGGCGGGACGCGCGCCCAACGTCGAGGGCATCGGCCTCGAGGAGGCCGGCGTGAAGCTCGAGAAGGGCTTCATCAAGATCGACACGACGTGCGCGACCAGCACACCCGGCTACTACGCCATCGGGGACGTCGCGGGGCCGCCGCTGCTCGCCCACAAGGGGAGCCGCGAGGGGATGGTGGCGGCCGAAGCGATCGCGGGGCACCAGCCCCAACCCATCGACTACAGCAACGTGCCCGGCGCGACGTACTGCCACCCCGAGGTCGCGAGCATCGGCCTCACCGAGGAGGCGTGCCAGGAGCGCAAGCTCGACTACGTGGTCGGCCGCTTCCCGTTCAGCGCCAGCGGCCGCGCCCGCACCTCCGGCGAGACCGAAGGGTTGGTCAAGATCATCCGTGGCAAGAAGTACGGCGAGATCCTCGGCGCGCACATCGCCGGCGCGCACGCCACCGAATTGATCCACGAGCTCGCGGTGGCACGGGCCAACGAGTATACGGTCGAGGAGATCGAGCTGGCCATACACGCGCACCCGACCCTGGCGGAGGCGGTAGCCGAGGCCGCGCTCGACTCCCTGGGGAGAGTGGTTCACATCTGACGTCGAACCCGGTTCCACCCGCCCCCGGCGGCGACCCTGTGGGCATCGCGCTCGGCAGCATCGTCATCGGCGCCGGCACGGGCGGCGCGCTCATGTGCGTTCTCATGTTGGGGTCCTATTGGATGGCGCGTGGCCCCCAGGGTGCCTTCGCCACGATCGCCATGGTGGCGTTCGCGGGCGGGCTGATCTCGGCGGGCATCGTAGGAGGCGCCGTCTCGCGCGCGCTGAGTTCACCGCTTCGGCGGATCATGGTAGCGACCATCGCGGTCGCAGGCGCCGCGTTCGTCGGCGTCCTCACGACGATCGCCGACATGCTCGCGGGCAGGATCGGGCTCGCCGTCCTCGGCACGCTCTGCCTCGCGGGGATCCTCGGAGCGCGCCGGCTCGTCGCCGGGCCGGCCTA
The window above is part of the Gemmatimonadales bacterium genome. Proteins encoded here:
- the lpdA gene encoding dihydrolipoyl dehydrogenase produces the protein MATSFDVIIIGGGPGGYVCAIRASQLGLSVGLVEKDRMGGVCVNIGCIPTKALLHSAYAANLVRHSAELGVTTGEVKTDYGVAMKRSRRIAETNSKGADFLMKKNKIEVVKGVAKLKPGRKVEVAKAEGGTVVLEAKKAVVIATGSRPKDIPAIGLAFNGKTIFSSTEALLLEAAPQTMAIVGAGAVGAEFADVFSAFGTQVSLIEALPRILPVEDAEMSDVVAKAFKKRGVAVHAGAKIEKAQVKPNGVTLSFESGGKKETLDFDCVLVAAGRAPNVEGIGLEEAGVKLEKGFIKIDTTCATSTPGYYAIGDVAGPPLLAHKGSREGMVAAEAIAGHQPQPIDYSNVPGATYCHPEVASIGLTEEACQERKLDYVVGRFPFSASGRARTSGETEGLVKIIRGKKYGEILGAHIAGAHATELIHELAVARANEYTVEEIELAIHAHPTLAEAVAEAALDSLGRVVHI